The following proteins are co-located in the Eleginops maclovinus isolate JMC-PN-2008 ecotype Puerto Natales chromosome 1, JC_Emac_rtc_rv5, whole genome shotgun sequence genome:
- the LOC134871877 gene encoding uncharacterized protein LOC134871877 isoform X1, producing the protein MSPFHPAWLFENLPYLHNFCNIPIPPQTSVFIGLLIPNLIAAMCSEESDCMMQAGDETGAPSIAQSFPDSNQLNQKVIHSRTESLAPISQPSIKRRRTHKARSRGAVAPSDPLSCPSTSPSDLGAATPVTLPRRARLSTPSSTPSMSPGSGSECGRSGGSSRSGQERGCMDESWFVTPPPCFTAEGATAEASPMEDLLIEHPSMSVYVLPSNFSMVSNSNLSVVGEESIVSLASSMSRVAEPAAAPATRSTMPTRVSRGASAQAGALAKVTQVARVQRSKARLERRHLGRNRIQRQNRTREQVPRHAAHARNTFLHQPSKRNICH; encoded by the exons ATGTCCCCTTTCCACCCCGCATGGCTTTTTGAAAATCTACCATATTTGCATAATTTTTGCAACATCCCCATCCCACCTCAAACATCTGTCTTTATTGGCCTTCTCATCCCCAATCTCATCGCTGCCATGTGCTCAGAAGAATCTGACTGCATGATGCAGGCAGGCGATGAGACAGGAGCCCCATCGATTGCACAATCATTCCCAGATAGTAACCAATTAAATCAAAAAGTCATACATTCAAGGACTGAAAGCCTGGCCCCCATTTCCCAACCGTCTATCAAGCGACGTAGAACACATAAAGCTCGGTCACGAGGTGCAGTAGCACCATCAGACCCACTGTCTTGTCCAAGCACTAGCCCATCAGACTTGGGTGCCGCTACACCTGTGACCCTGCCGAGACGGGCCAGGCTGTCCACGCCCTCCTCAACCCCGTCAATGTCCCCTGGCTCTGGAAGTGAGTGTGGGCGCAGTGGGGGTAGCAGTAGGTCAGGCCAAGAGAGAGGCTGCATGGATGAGAGCTGGTTTGTCACCCCTCCCCCCTGTTTCACTGCAGAGGGAGCCACAGCGGAGGCCAGCCCGATGGAGGACCTGCTCATCGAGCACCCCAGCATGTCTGTGTACGTCTTGCCGAGCAACTTCTCCATGGTCTCCAACAGCAACCTGTCTGTGGTGGGAGAGGAAAGCATTGTCAGCCTGGCGAGCAGCATGAG CAGAGTGGCAGAACCAGCTGCTGCCCCGGCTACCCGCAGCACCATGCCGACCAGGGTGAGCCGTGGAGCATCTGCCCAGGCTGGAGCTCTGGCCAAGGTCACCCAAGTGGCCAGGGTCCAGCGTAGCAAAGCCCGCCTTGAGCGACGCCATCTGGGCCGCAACCGCATCCAACGCCAAAACCGCACCCGGGAGCAGGTTCCTCGCCATGCAGCCCATGCCAGAAACACCTTCCTTCACCAGCCCAGCAAGCGTAACATCTGCCACTAA
- the LOC134871877 gene encoding tumor protein p53-inducible nuclear protein 2 isoform X4, which produces MSPFHPAWLFENLPYLHNFCNIPIPPQTSVFIGLLIPNLIAAMCSEESDCMMQAGDETGAPSIAQSFPDSNQLNQKVIHSRTESLAPISQPSIKRRRTHKARSRGAVAPSDPLSCPSTSPSDLGAATPVTLPRRARLSTPSSTPSMSPGSGKGATAEASPMEDLLIEHPSMSVYVLPSNFSMVSNSNLSVVGEESIVSLASSMSRVAEPAAAPATRSTMPTRVSRGASAQAGALAKVTQVARVQRSKARLERRHLGRNRIQRQNRTREQVPRHAAHARNTFLHQPSKRNICH; this is translated from the exons ATGTCCCCTTTCCACCCCGCATGGCTTTTTGAAAATCTACCATATTTGCATAATTTTTGCAACATCCCCATCCCACCTCAAACATCTGTCTTTATTGGCCTTCTCATCCCCAATCTCATCGCTGCCATGTGCTCAGAAGAATCTGACTGCATGATGCAGGCAGGCGATGAGACAGGAGCCCCATCGATTGCACAATCATTCCCAGATAGTAACCAATTAAATCAAAAAGTCATACATTCAAGGACTGAAAGCCTGGCCCCCATTTCCCAACCGTCTATCAAGCGACGTAGAACACATAAAGCTCGGTCACGAGGTGCAGTAGCACCATCAGACCCACTGTCTTGTCCAAGCACTAGCCCATCAGACTTGGGTGCCGCTACACCTGTGACCCTGCCGAGACGGGCCAGGCTGTCCACGCCCTCCTCAACCCCGTCAATGTCCCCTGGCTCTGGAA AGGGAGCCACAGCGGAGGCCAGCCCGATGGAGGACCTGCTCATCGAGCACCCCAGCATGTCTGTGTACGTCTTGCCGAGCAACTTCTCCATGGTCTCCAACAGCAACCTGTCTGTGGTGGGAGAGGAAAGCATTGTCAGCCTGGCGAGCAGCATGAG CAGAGTGGCAGAACCAGCTGCTGCCCCGGCTACCCGCAGCACCATGCCGACCAGGGTGAGCCGTGGAGCATCTGCCCAGGCTGGAGCTCTGGCCAAGGTCACCCAAGTGGCCAGGGTCCAGCGTAGCAAAGCCCGCCTTGAGCGACGCCATCTGGGCCGCAACCGCATCCAACGCCAAAACCGCACCCGGGAGCAGGTTCCTCGCCATGCAGCCCATGCCAGAAACACCTTCCTTCACCAGCCCAGCAAGCGTAACATCTGCCACTAA
- the LOC134869720 gene encoding glutathione hydrolase 7: MHSPAPDSVAGYPSGCMADKDANPETTLGSAYSPVDYMSITSFPRLPEDDALSGENTLKSRKDEDNVLSEQDTDPDLFLKSARLQRLPSSASDLASHDIASLRETNKDPFTEDCACQRDGLTVIITACLTFATGVTVALIMQIYFGDPQIYNQGAVVTDVAQCTSLGFEVLGKQGSSVDAAITAALCLGIVHPHTSGIGGGGVMLVHDIRKNETRIIDFRETAPSAIKEQMLQMDLDQNPGLLVGVPGMLSGMHQAHQLYGRMPWKEVVTMAADVARNGFNVTHDLAEALEKVKDQNISDAFQDLFLPNGQAPLSGLFTRRLDLAAILDAVAANGMSEFYSGNLTQEMAAAVQARGGVLTEDDFGNYSTVLEQPAEVIYQGHHVMAAPAPHAGVALITALNILEGYNITSQVPRNNTYHWIAEAVKIALALASGLGDPMYDTSVSEIVTKMLSKSQASLLRQMINDSQAFPVGHYTPSFTLENSAAAAQVMVMGPDDLIVSVMSSLNKPFGSGIVTPSGILLNSQILDFSWPNKTQGSSLNPHNILQPGKRPMSFLMPTAVRPAVGLCGTYVAVGSSNGEKALSGITQVLMNVLSSRKNMSDSLAYGRLHPHLQPNTLLVDSEFLDEDVELLQAKGHKVERRDVLSLVEGTRRTNDLIIGVKDPRSADASALTMSNVP; encoded by the exons ATGCACAGTCCTGCTCCTGACAGTGTGGCTGGGTACCCAAGTGGATGTATGGCCGATAAAGATGCCAATCCAGAGACGACCCTGGGCAGTGCCTACTCTCCTGTGGACTACATGAGCATCACCAGCTTCCCTAGGCTGCCTGAGGACGATGCTCTGTCTGgggaaaatactttaaaatctCGAAAAGATGAGGACAACGTCTTGAGTGAGCAAGATACAG ACCCAGATTTGTTTCTGAAGTCGGCTCGCCTCCAGCGTCTACCCTCCTCAGCTTCTGACCTGGCTAGCCATGATATCGCATCCCTGCGGGAGACCAATAAAGACCCTTTTACAGAAGACTGTGCCTGTCAGCGAGATGGACTCACAGTCATCATCACAGCCTGCCTCACTTTCGCCACAGGAGTTACTGTAGCTCTTATCATGCAGATCTACTTTGGAGACCCACAG ATCTATAACCAAGGTGCAGTGGTGACAGATGTGGCCCAGTGTACATCTCTTGGCTTTGAAGTTCTGGGGAAACAGGGGTCCAGTGTTGACGCAGCCATCACCGCTGCCCTCTGTTTGGGAATTGTCCACCCTCACACTTCTGGTATTGGAGG TGGTGGAGTTATGTTGGTTCATGACATCCGAAAGAACGAGACGAGGATAATCGACTTTAGAGAGACGGCACCATCTGCCATTAAGGAGCAGATGCTGCAGATGGACCTTGATCAAAAT CCGGGCCTGCTCGTGGGTGTACCAGGCATGCTCAGCGGGATGCATCAAGCACACCAGCTCTATGGCAG AATGCCATGGAAGGAGGTGGTTACCATGGCAGCAGATGTGGCCAGAAATGGATTCAATGTAACTCATGACCTAG CTGAAGCACTGGAAAAAGTTAAGGACCAAAACATTTCGGATGCATTTCAGGATTTGTTCCTTCCCAATGGCCAGGCTCCACTCTCCGGGCTGTTCACCAGACGTCTTGATTTAGCAGCCATCTTGGATGCAGTTGCAGCTAACGGGATGTCGGAGTTCTACAGTGGCAACCTGACGCAAGAGATGGCAGCAGCA GTGCAAGCAAGAGGCGGAGTGCTTACTGAGGATGACTTTGGAAATTACAGCACAGTCTTAGAGCAACCAGCAGAGGTCATCTATCAAG GACACCATGTGATGGCGGCCCCGGCCCCACATGCAGGTGTTGCCCTGATCACTGCTCTAAACATCCTGGAAGGCTACAACATAACCAGCCAGGTGCCCAGGAATAACACCTACCACTGGATTGCAGAG GCTGTAAAGATAGCTCTTGCCCTGGCTAGTGGGCTGGGAGACCCAATGTATGACACTTCTGTCTCAGAGATTGTCACCAAGATGCTGAG TAAATCACAGGCCTCCCTACTCCGCCAGATGATCAACGACTCTCAGGCCTTCCCTGTCGGCCATTACACTCCTTCCTTTACCCTGGAGAACAGTGCCGCAGCTGCCCAGGTCATGGTCATGGGTCCAGACGACCTCATTGTGTCAGTCATGAG CTCTCTAAACAAACCATTTGGCAGCGGTATAGTGACTCCTTCAGGAATCCTCCTCAATAGCCAGATATTGGACTTCTCTTGGCCTAATAAAACACAGGGCTCATCACTTAACCCA CATAACATCCTCCAGCCTGGAAAGAGGCCCATGTCTTTCCTGATGCCCACAGCAGTGAGGCCTGCCGTGGGGTTATGTGGCACATATGTAGCCGTTGGATCTTCCAATGGGGAGAAAGCTCTCAGTGGCATAACGCAG GTGCTGATGAATGTTCTGTCGTCCCGTAAAAATATGAGTGACAGCTTAGCATATGGAAGGCTCCACCCACATCTGCAGCCCAACACCCTGCTGGTAGACT CTGAGTTTTTAGATGAAGACGTGGAGCTGTTGCAGGCCAAAGGTCACAAGGTGGAAAGGAGAGATGTTCTCTCATTGGTGGAGGGAACCCGGAGAACCAATGACCTCATCATAGGGGTGAAAGACCCACGTAGTGCTGATGCCTCTGCCCTCACTATGTCCAACGTGCCCTAG
- the LOC134871877 gene encoding tumor protein p53-inducible nuclear protein 2 isoform X5 yields the protein MFQRLSNLLFGEVEEVAAELKGPNPCVTEADEEGWMLVNLPEGATAEASPMEDLLIEHPSMSVYVLPSNFSMVSNSNLSVVGEESIVSLASSMSRVAEPAAAPATRSTMPTRVSRGASAQAGALAKVTQVARVQRSKARLERRHLGRNRIQRQNRTREQVPRHAAHARNTFLHQPSKRNICH from the exons ATGTTTCAACGTTTGAGCAACCTGTTGTTTGGGGAGGTAGAAGAAGTGGCGGCTGAGCTGAAGGGACCCAACCCCTGTGTGACAGAGGCTGACGAGGAGGGATGGATGCTCGTCAACCTGCCTG AGGGAGCCACAGCGGAGGCCAGCCCGATGGAGGACCTGCTCATCGAGCACCCCAGCATGTCTGTGTACGTCTTGCCGAGCAACTTCTCCATGGTCTCCAACAGCAACCTGTCTGTGGTGGGAGAGGAAAGCATTGTCAGCCTGGCGAGCAGCATGAG CAGAGTGGCAGAACCAGCTGCTGCCCCGGCTACCCGCAGCACCATGCCGACCAGGGTGAGCCGTGGAGCATCTGCCCAGGCTGGAGCTCTGGCCAAGGTCACCCAAGTGGCCAGGGTCCAGCGTAGCAAAGCCCGCCTTGAGCGACGCCATCTGGGCCGCAACCGCATCCAACGCCAAAACCGCACCCGGGAGCAGGTTCCTCGCCATGCAGCCCATGCCAGAAACACCTTCCTTCACCAGCCCAGCAAGCGTAACATCTGCCACTAA
- the LOC134871877 gene encoding uncharacterized protein LOC134871877 isoform X3 yields the protein MFQRLSNLLFGEVEEVAAELKGPNPCVTEADEEGWMLVNLPESDCMMQAGDETGAPSIAQSFPDSNQLNQKVIHSRTESLAPISQPSIKRRRTHKARSRGAVAPSDPLSCPSTSPSDLGAATPVTLPRRARLSTPSSTPSMSPGSGSECGRSGGSSRSGQERGCMDESWFVTPPPCFTAEGATAEASPMEDLLIEHPSMSVYVLPSNFSMVSNSNLSVVGEESIVSLASSMSRVAEPAAAPATRSTMPTRVSRGASAQAGALAKVTQVARVQRSKARLERRHLGRNRIQRQNRTREQVPRHAAHARNTFLHQPSKRNICH from the exons ATGTTTCAACGTTTGAGCAACCTGTTGTTTGGGGAGGTAGAAGAAGTGGCGGCTGAGCTGAAGGGACCCAACCCCTGTGTGACAGAGGCTGACGAGGAGGGATGGATGCTCGTCAACCTGCCTG AATCTGACTGCATGATGCAGGCAGGCGATGAGACAGGAGCCCCATCGATTGCACAATCATTCCCAGATAGTAACCAATTAAATCAAAAAGTCATACATTCAAGGACTGAAAGCCTGGCCCCCATTTCCCAACCGTCTATCAAGCGACGTAGAACACATAAAGCTCGGTCACGAGGTGCAGTAGCACCATCAGACCCACTGTCTTGTCCAAGCACTAGCCCATCAGACTTGGGTGCCGCTACACCTGTGACCCTGCCGAGACGGGCCAGGCTGTCCACGCCCTCCTCAACCCCGTCAATGTCCCCTGGCTCTGGAAGTGAGTGTGGGCGCAGTGGGGGTAGCAGTAGGTCAGGCCAAGAGAGAGGCTGCATGGATGAGAGCTGGTTTGTCACCCCTCCCCCCTGTTTCACTGCAGAGGGAGCCACAGCGGAGGCCAGCCCGATGGAGGACCTGCTCATCGAGCACCCCAGCATGTCTGTGTACGTCTTGCCGAGCAACTTCTCCATGGTCTCCAACAGCAACCTGTCTGTGGTGGGAGAGGAAAGCATTGTCAGCCTGGCGAGCAGCATGAG CAGAGTGGCAGAACCAGCTGCTGCCCCGGCTACCCGCAGCACCATGCCGACCAGGGTGAGCCGTGGAGCATCTGCCCAGGCTGGAGCTCTGGCCAAGGTCACCCAAGTGGCCAGGGTCCAGCGTAGCAAAGCCCGCCTTGAGCGACGCCATCTGGGCCGCAACCGCATCCAACGCCAAAACCGCACCCGGGAGCAGGTTCCTCGCCATGCAGCCCATGCCAGAAACACCTTCCTTCACCAGCCCAGCAAGCGTAACATCTGCCACTAA
- the LOC134871877 gene encoding uncharacterized protein LOC134871877 isoform X2 produces the protein MFQRLSNLLFGEVEEVAAELKGPNPCVTEADEEGWMLVNLPEESDCMMQAGDETGAPSIAQSFPDSNQLNQKVIHSRTESLAPISQPSIKRRRTHKARSRGAVAPSDPLSCPSTSPSDLGAATPVTLPRRARLSTPSSTPSMSPGSGSECGRSGGSSRSGQERGCMDESWFVTPPPCFTAEGATAEASPMEDLLIEHPSMSVYVLPSNFSMVSNSNLSVVGEESIVSLASSMSRVAEPAAAPATRSTMPTRVSRGASAQAGALAKVTQVARVQRSKARLERRHLGRNRIQRQNRTREQVPRHAAHARNTFLHQPSKRNICH, from the exons ATGTTTCAACGTTTGAGCAACCTGTTGTTTGGGGAGGTAGAAGAAGTGGCGGCTGAGCTGAAGGGACCCAACCCCTGTGTGACAGAGGCTGACGAGGAGGGATGGATGCTCGTCAACCTGCCTG AAGAATCTGACTGCATGATGCAGGCAGGCGATGAGACAGGAGCCCCATCGATTGCACAATCATTCCCAGATAGTAACCAATTAAATCAAAAAGTCATACATTCAAGGACTGAAAGCCTGGCCCCCATTTCCCAACCGTCTATCAAGCGACGTAGAACACATAAAGCTCGGTCACGAGGTGCAGTAGCACCATCAGACCCACTGTCTTGTCCAAGCACTAGCCCATCAGACTTGGGTGCCGCTACACCTGTGACCCTGCCGAGACGGGCCAGGCTGTCCACGCCCTCCTCAACCCCGTCAATGTCCCCTGGCTCTGGAAGTGAGTGTGGGCGCAGTGGGGGTAGCAGTAGGTCAGGCCAAGAGAGAGGCTGCATGGATGAGAGCTGGTTTGTCACCCCTCCCCCCTGTTTCACTGCAGAGGGAGCCACAGCGGAGGCCAGCCCGATGGAGGACCTGCTCATCGAGCACCCCAGCATGTCTGTGTACGTCTTGCCGAGCAACTTCTCCATGGTCTCCAACAGCAACCTGTCTGTGGTGGGAGAGGAAAGCATTGTCAGCCTGGCGAGCAGCATGAG CAGAGTGGCAGAACCAGCTGCTGCCCCGGCTACCCGCAGCACCATGCCGACCAGGGTGAGCCGTGGAGCATCTGCCCAGGCTGGAGCTCTGGCCAAGGTCACCCAAGTGGCCAGGGTCCAGCGTAGCAAAGCCCGCCTTGAGCGACGCCATCTGGGCCGCAACCGCATCCAACGCCAAAACCGCACCCGGGAGCAGGTTCCTCGCCATGCAGCCCATGCCAGAAACACCTTCCTTCACCAGCCCAGCAAGCGTAACATCTGCCACTAA